The following is a genomic window from Manihot esculenta cultivar AM560-2 chromosome 9, M.esculenta_v8, whole genome shotgun sequence.
TCGTTCCCCTTGTGTTGCCATGTCTCCGACCACTGTCTGAATCCTTCCTGCAACACTCCTCAGCCTGTCGTATCTCATTCTTGCTACATCTTGCTGCTTTGATGTCGGAAAAGTGTCAAATTCTTCATCTAGTTCATCTGGGTGGACAACTTCTGCGCATGAAAGCTTGGTATCCATGTGAGGAGGATGCCTTGGTCGGAACCGGTAATTCCATATTCCGATCAAGAACATATATAGAAAAATAGTCGGCAGAATCAGTTCTGGGTAGCAGATTAGTATGAAGAATAGAACATGAACGAGGACTGTTGTGACAGGATTCTTCCATTGACATACTTCACCAAGCCACTTGCTCATTGAGATTACACCAGAAAACAGTGACAAAATCCTGAAGAAGTTGGCTTTGCTTCTTCTCATGCTCCACATATGAGAATCTACATCCAACATATACTCGACAACCTCCTTCCTCAGTGGTGGTTCTGCTCGGCTGAGCCTTACGGCTACAATATTCATGGCTTGGTATCTCAAACTGTCAAGCTGGTTTACAGTGAATGGATGCAAATAATGCATTTTTGGTAGCAATGGGTGGCCGTAGAGATAAATCATATTTGCAAAAGATAGGCAAGTGAATCGAACCGCTAACTGGAGTTCTCCCATCTTCTTCAATCCAGATGGTTGCAGAACAAGAAGTGGGTAAGAGTTTGTGTAGATTCGATCAGTTTCTAGCGTGGATAAACGAATTCTTACCTTTCCGATTCTTGAGTCCAACCGacctccacctccaccgccACCTGGTTTTTCATTTCCACCTAAGTGGCAGTTGTCAAAAACTCCCAGCGTGATCACCGTGCATGGATCATAGACCTCCCATGTGTACTGTTCATTCCATTTCGGATTGAAGCTTTCAAGGATTGTTCTGGTCCTCACCCACTTCAATCCGTACTTGGCTACACAGTAGGCATCAGTGGTTCCTTTACCATCGTTTGTCTTCATTGGAAGAAGCCCTTGTGCACTCAGGATACCCACTTCAAGAATCCCTATCGGATTCTTCCAGAGCTGCCTGGCCGTCGGCCGCTGGTCGCTTATATACATCGTTGATTCATCTAGTACATGATAAGCACCCTCTAGACAAACTCTGAGATGGACTCTGCTTGAAAACTTGAGCTCATGCCTCTTGTCTCCCTCCAAAGCACCAAATCCATATTTTTCGAGATTGAACCATCTAGAGTGAACAGGCCGGTGATCCAGGCGCCTCTCGAAGATGTGAAGGGGCAAAACTAATCTCCCCACAACTTCATCTTTTCCAGAGGTGACCTTATTTTCTACAGTAAGTGCCAACTGCTCCTCAAAAGGTTCAGCTGCTACAAAGATCAGATCTTCATTCCATGTTGGGTTGTTTGTCCGAACTGGACATAGCTTGGTTTTGAGTACCTGATTTCCAACTTGAGCCTTTACAAAAACCTGTGGCTGTTGGCTTTTGTCGGATGGTTCCACATCCTGAGCTTCAATCACATTTACCCTGAGATACCACAGTTTTGGTGATACATAAACTTTTGATCGGACGTTGAAAACACCTTCTCCTTGCACTGTTGCAGCATCTGAGTGCCAGGCCTCAGGAAAAGCTTCATCAGCTTGAGTTCCCATCCAAACTGCGAGCATTACTTCTCCTTTCACTTTGCTGTCCCCGTGGCGATCCTCTAATCTATACCATTGAGGTGCCAAAGGGCTATCTGGTGGAACCCTTGTAGGCACTTCATGCATATCGAAGATTACTTTCCCAATATAATCATCTCTTCCAACCATTTCTCTGTCTCTAACGAAAACTTCAAGAATGGAAGATTGAATCTTATCTTTCGAGAATGCAAAGACCTGGTTCCATTCAGGATTGGTTTTCTTCTCGAAATGCTTTGTTTTTCCTTTGTAATTCCCAAGTTTCACTTCTATATACGGATCAATGTTTCCTGTAACAGGATTTGTGGGAAGATCTTTGGCTTTCACCACTCGGACATACAGGTAAAACATCTGCTCGACAAGATCATAGGTGCTTGTAGCTCTGTCACTGCTTATCCACCCGCCTCCACCGCGTGCTCCTCCATGCGGCCATCGTTCTCCAAGCTGAGGCTTCGTATCCTTCAGTTTGAAGTCCTCTTGGCGGTTTGGTGCATTTAAAGGATTCATTGGTGTGGATATGGATGCACGTTATTATATGCTTTCCTCGGGAATTTCTTGCTGCAGAAGGCTTACTAGTTTGTGAAAGTTATTGCAGAAGAGCAAGAATTTTGACATGCAAGAACTGCTCTTTTAGCAACAACCAGTGATGATTTTCATCTCCCCATTGATTTGTAGCCTTGGACTACTCTTCTATCCAGGAAAGTTGCTACCAGAGCTTAGTGATTCTCAAGGAATTTGAAAGAATTAAGGGTGATGATGAGCTACCAACTCAAAGGAGGTTTAATTGCAGCATGAATAAACAACTTCTGAAACCAACTTCAGATGATATTATCTGTCTCGAGAGAATTTGCCAACTCCACTACCAGCTTCACCTCACCTTTTGGGTTCCTCAGAATAGTGAAGGAATCTTCATTTTGCGAGAAAAAAGAATGACAGAAAGAATGATCAAAGGTTTTGATTGAAAAGAAGGTAGTGAATGCTAGAGGTAGTGTAACTGGGAAGGCTTGTGCATTTTTTTAAagcacaaataattaaaatggtcCATAATTAGCCATACTAGTAATAGGAGACTGATACCCACTTGAGAGGACAAAGGTAACGTTTTAAATTTCTAATCAAGGTGATTATGTTGGATGTTTTTACTTTCCTAGATTCTTTGCTTCTTTTTAATTGTCAAACTGAAAAATTTAGGATACCCATAATTTTTAcgattactaaataatttttaaatttattttttgatagtTATAAAATagttaaactaaataatttaatagttttgAATTAGTTATAGACTAATACCTTCGATGCATTCTTTTTACTCACAAAAGATCTTCATCTCACAAATGGGTGGAATTTTACACTCTCTTCTGACCATTGTGACTCCTTTACTATACTGAATCGAATATAATTGTTAAATCAAGATTCAAACTATCGAGTTTGTTGTGATTAAAATCTCAAGTCGGTAAGCAAAATGAATTAAAggtattaatatataattaactcaaaaatattaaataaattaagttaattATTTTGAGTTGAAGCGAAAAAATGTGTTTAAAagctatttatttcaattttaatcagaACGTTGTAATTTTTCTCGTCCCAAATACCAGAGAGCTTCAGAATTTGTGGCACAGCAATTCTGGCAACTTTGTTTCTTTTGCTTTAAGTGTGGACAGTTATCTTCTTTCAGGTTTCAGCAGCAAAGTCAATGTGAAGGAAGGAAATAACAACAGATTATTAAAGAGAAAAGATACCATTGTTGCTTGGCAACCTTCAAGAAAGCAAAAGCAATACAGAAAACTTAATGGTGAGGCCTTACTGATAAAGATGCTTTATTCATTATTCTCCATCTTTAttcttctttactttaatttttcttctttcaaCTGGATTTTTCTTCTCATAAAGTAAAGCCCAGTTTTAACACTTTCTCTGTAAACCCATT
Proteins encoded in this region:
- the LOC110623426 gene encoding FT-interacting protein 1, with protein sequence MNPLNAPNRQEDFKLKDTKPQLGERWPHGGARGGGGWISSDRATSTYDLVEQMFYLYVRVVKAKDLPTNPVTGNIDPYIEVKLGNYKGKTKHFEKKTNPEWNQVFAFSKDKIQSSILEVFVRDREMVGRDDYIGKVIFDMHEVPTRVPPDSPLAPQWYRLEDRHGDSKVKGEVMLAVWMGTQADEAFPEAWHSDAATVQGEGVFNVRSKVYVSPKLWYLRVNVIEAQDVEPSDKSQQPQVFVKAQVGNQVLKTKLCPVRTNNPTWNEDLIFVAAEPFEEQLALTVENKVTSGKDEVVGRLVLPLHIFERRLDHRPVHSRWFNLEKYGFGALEGDKRHELKFSSRVHLRVCLEGAYHVLDESTMYISDQRPTARQLWKNPIGILEVGILSAQGLLPMKTNDGKGTTDAYCVAKYGLKWVRTRTILESFNPKWNEQYTWEVYDPCTVITLGVFDNCHLGGNEKPGGGGGGGRLDSRIGKVRIRLSTLETDRIYTNSYPLLVLQPSGLKKMGELQLAVRFTCLSFANMIYLYGHPLLPKMHYLHPFTVNQLDSLRYQAMNIVAVRLSRAEPPLRKEVVEYMLDVDSHMWSMRRSKANFFRILSLFSGVISMSKWLGEVCQWKNPVTTVLVHVLFFILICYPELILPTIFLYMFLIGIWNYRFRPRHPPHMDTKLSCAEVVHPDELDEEFDTFPTSKQQDVARMRYDRLRSVAGRIQTVVGDMATQGERFQALLSWRDPRATALYVIFCFIAAFVLYITPFKIIILVTGLFWFRHPRFRSKLPSVPSNFFRRLPSRADSLL